One region of Nothobranchius furzeri strain GRZ-AD chromosome 16, NfurGRZ-RIMD1, whole genome shotgun sequence genomic DNA includes:
- the si:zfos-911d5.4 gene encoding uncharacterized protein si:zfos-911d5.4 translates to MIQLGNLFPHFQFSSKAPESAPSQSPKQLPTLSELLQHVIKLTGLRREDVYSNLRIPDQFQAAKDDISIVILTGQGVFCIDVKPWKGSVSAHNKVWHVQVKGEDQNFTNTCIEQMDDPLKAITTKTTHLCSHLKRSGVAVRSSLFFPRVIFLSPDCRLDEELMKRRELVSHSQIDDFLRSFREGYVAWMTDAVTPSWISGHLSYRQMESAREVLRRVGTWDMVQLQCGEQLKGDYHGCQFIALDRQETDTLEFSRVKTLSADSLWFLLGHVPQVTVKMYKRGSHSWLGKSLNATATIPSNTIVMFRINGEEFDAKIPANTIHSITLSI, encoded by the exons ATGATCCAGCTTGGAAACTTGTTCCCTCATTTCCAATTCTCCTCCAAAGCTCCGGAAAGTGCCCCAAGccaaagcccaaagcagctgccAACACTGTCTGAGTTGTTACAGCATGTCAT TAAACTCACCGGACTGAGGAGGGAAGATGTTTATAGCAACCTTCGAATTCCTGACCAGTTTCAAGCCGCCAAAGATGACATCAGTATTGTCATTCTCACAG GCCAAGGAGTCTTCTGTATAGATGTAAAACCCTGGAAAGGGAGCGTGTCTGCTCACAACAAAGTCTGGCATGTACAAGTTAAAGGAGAGGACCAGAACTTCACCAATACCTGCATTGAGCAGATGGATGATCCCCTTAAAGCAATAACG ACCAAAACAACTCATTTATGCAGTCATCTGAAGAGGAGTGGAGTGGCTGTTCGCAGCAGTCTCTTCTTCCCGAGGGTCATCTTCCTCTCCCCAGACTGCAGGCTGGATGAAGAGCTGATGAAGAGGAGGGAGCTGGTCTCTCACAGCCAGATAGACGACTTCCTCAGGTCGTTCAGGGAGGGCTATGTGGCCTGGATGACTGATGCTGTCACCCCCTCCTGGATTTCAG GTCATCTGTCATACAGGCAGATGGAGTCGGCGCGGGAGGTCCTTCGGAGGGTGGGAACGTGGGATATGGTGCAGCTGCAGTGTGGAGAGCAGCTGAAAGGTGACTATCATGGCTGCCAGTTCATCGCCCTGGACCGCCAGGAAACCGACACACTGGAGTTTTCTAGAGTCAAGACGCTGTCAGCTGATTCGCTCTGGTTTCTGCTAGGCCACGTTCCCCAG GTAACAGTTAAAATGTACAAGCGTGGCTCTCACAGCTGGCTGGGTAAATCGCTGAATGCCACCGCCACCATCCCGTCCAACACCATTGTGATGTTCAGGATCAACGGAGAGGAGTTTGACGCCAAAATCCCAGCAAACACCATCCACAGCATCACCCTCAGCATCTGA